A single genomic interval of Musa acuminata AAA Group cultivar baxijiao chromosome BXJ3-4, Cavendish_Baxijiao_AAA, whole genome shotgun sequence harbors:
- the LOC135636665 gene encoding DNA-directed RNA polymerases II, IV and V subunit 6A-like — translation MADDDYDDVDMGYEDEPPEPEIEEGVEEDQENNNEDMPDDVVGAEGEEKEQERVERPRKTSKYMTKYERARILGTRALQISMNAPVMVELEGETDPLEIAMKELRERKIPFTIRRYLPDGSYEDWGVDELIVEDSWKRQVGGD, via the exons ATGGCGGACGATGATTACGATGACGTCGACATGGG TTATGAAGATGAGCCACCAGAACCAGAAATTGAG GAAGGAGTAGAGGAAGATCAGGaaaataacaatgaagacatgccGGATGATGTTGTAGGAGCTGAGGGTGAGGAAAAGGAGCAAGAACGAGTTGAACGGCCTAGAAAAACATCAAAatacatgacaaaatatgaacgtGCTAGGATTCTTGGTACACGAGCTCTGCAAATCAG CATGAATGCTCCAGTGATGGTTGAGTTGGAGGGTGAGACTGACCCTTTGGAG ATAGCAATGAAAGAACTTCGCGAGCGCAAGATACCATTTACCATCAGGCGATATTTACCAGATGGAAG TTACGAAGACTGGGGAGTCGACGAACTAATAGTGGAGGATTCCTGGAAGAGGCAAGTTGGCGGGGACTAA
- the LOC135635548 gene encoding vacuolar protein 8-like, with the protein MAEETEPISDVNSASHLLSQARQLVPTAVDKARAAAGFPARWKYIISKLERVSPCLSDFSIHPCFAKNALCKELLLSVTNTLVEAIELAGRCCPAEPLCLGKLQMQSDLDALSGELDLVLNDCALLVKTGVLGDAAMSPILANSQNATPMHDSVHELLARLQIGHAEAKHRAVDRLLEVMMEGEKGVLAAFGRSSIGALIRLLSATSSKTREKTATMICLLTESGSCEKLLVSEGVLPPLIRLAESGSLFCREKSVVSLQRLSMAADTARSIVGHGGVPVLIEICQTGDSICQSAAAGTLKNLSAVPEVRQTLVEEGLIRVMIDLLDSGIVLGSKEHAAECLQHLTASNDSLRRSVVSEGGVRSLLSYLDGPFPQESAVGALRNLMGSVAADSLVSLGVLPRLVHVLKDGSLGAQQAAASIICRLSNSSEMKKVIGEFGCVALLARMLDAKTNKAREAAAQAIAGLMSCPQNSRELKKDEKSVADLVRLLDSNPHNTAKKYAVSCLLSLSSSKRCKKLMNSCGAVGCLKKLADMDVTGAKKLLERLEKGKLKNLFIRR; encoded by the coding sequence ATGGCCGAAGAAACTGAGCCTATCTCGGATGTCAATTCCGCCAGCCACCTGTTGTCTCAAGCACGGCAGCTCGTCCCTACCGCCGTCGACAAGGCCCGGGCTGCCGCAGGCTTCCCGGCAAGATGGAAATACATAATCTCCAAACTAGAGCGCGTCTCGCCGTGCCTCTCCGACTTCTCAATCCACCCCTGCTTCGCCAAGAACGCACTCTGTAAAGAACTGCTGCTGTCCGTGACGAACACCCTCGTGGAAGCCATCGAGCTCGCCggccgctgctgccccgcggagcCGCTTTGCTTGGGCAAGCTCCAGATGCAGAGCGACCTCGACGCCTTGTCGGGTGAGCTCGACCTCGTTCTGAATGACTGTGCGTTGCTGGTGAAGACCGGGGTCCTCGGCGATGCCGCCATGTCCCCGATTCTCGCCAACTCGCAGAACGCGACGCCGATGCACGACAGCGTACACGAATTACTAGCCCGCTTGCAGATTGGTCATGCCGAGGCCAAGCACCGGGCTGTGGACAGACTTCTTGAGGTGATGATGGAGGGCGAGAAGGGTGTGCTTGCTGCCTTCGGCCGGAGCAGTATCGGCGCTCTGATACGATTGCTCAGTGCAACCTCCTCGAAGACCAGAGAGAAGACAGCTACAATGATTTGCTTGCTCACGGAGTCAGGGAGCTGCGAGAAGCTATTGGTTTCGGAAGGAGTGCTCCCACCTCTAATCAGGCTGGCAGAGTCCGGAAGCCTGTTCTGTAGAGAGAAGTCAGTCGTATCGCTCCAGAGACTATCCATGGCCGCCGACACCGCCCGCTCAATAGTCGGCCACGGAGGTGTACCGGTGCTGATCGAGATATGCCAAACAGGAGACTCGATTTGCCAATCAGCGGCCGCAGGGACGCTGAAGAATCTTTCTGCAGTGCCCGAAGTCAGGCAAACACTGGTGGAGGAGGGCCTCATTCGAGTCATGATCGATCTCCTCGATTCTGGAATCGTTCTCGGCTCCAAAGAGCATGCCGCAGAGTGCTTGCAGCATCTCACCGCCAGCAACGACAGCCTGCGGAGGTCAGTAGTCTCCGAGGGGGGAGTGCGCAGCCTCCTGTCTTACCTTGATGGGCCATTCCCGCAGGAATCAGCGGTTGGCGCGTTGAGGAACCTGATGGGGTCGGTGGCGGCCGACAGCCTCGTTTCGCTGGGCGTCCTCCCTCGCTTGGTCCATGTACTCAAGGACGGATCGCTCGGCGCGCAGCAGGCAGCAGCATCCATCATCTGCAGGCTATCAAACTCATCCGAGATGAAGAAGGTAATCGGCGAGTTCGGTTGTGTGGCCTTGCTCGCGAGGATGCTTGACGCCAAGACGAACAAGGCCAGAGAGGCCGCTGCGCAGGCCATTGCGGGCTTAATGAGCTGTCCTCAGAACAGCAGGGAGCTTAAGAAGGACGAGAAGAGCGTGGCCGATCTGGTTCGCCTGCTCGATTCGAATCCTCACAACACAGCCAAGAAGTATGCAGTGTCCTGCCTGCTGTCGCTGTCGTCGAGCAAGAGGTGCAAGAAGCTGATGAACTCCTGCGGCGCCGTTGGGTGCCTCAAGAAGCTTGCCGACATGGATGTGACTGGTGCCAAGAAGCTGCTTGAAAGATTAGAGAAGGGGAAATTGAAGAACTTGTTCATCAGAAGATAG
- the LOC135584173 gene encoding peroxisomal membrane protein 11C-like: MSTSTLDATRAELGLLVLYLNKAEARDKICRAIQYGSKYLSDGKPGTAQNVDKTTSLARKVFRLFKFVNDLHALISPTSSGSPLPLILLGKSKNALLSTFFFLDQIVWAGRTGIYKNKERAELIGRISLFCWMGSSVCTALLELGELGRLSASMKKLEKELKQADKYIEEQYLAKLKQSNERLLSLIKASMDIVVAIGLLQLAPKKVTPRVTGAFGFVTSLISCYQLLPASRTKTKMT, encoded by the exons ATGAGCACAAGCACATTGGATGCAACGAGAGCAGAGCTTGGTCTCCTAGTTTTATACCTGAATAAAGCTGAAGCGAGAGATAAGATTTGTAGGGCTATCCAGTATGGGTCAAAGTACTTGAGTGATGGAAAGCCTGGCACTGCACAGAATGTTGATAAAACAACTAGTTTGGCACGAAAAGTTTTTCGGCTTTTTAAG TTTGTTAATGATCTGCACGCTCTAATAAGTCCAACTTCCTCTGGATCTCCTCTTCCCCTAATTTTACTAGGAAAG TCCAAGAATGCACTATTGTCAACCTTCTTTTTCCTGGATCAAATTGTATGGGCAGGCAGAACGGGGATATACAAG AACAAAGAACGTGCAGAACTGATCGGCAGGATATCTCTTTTTTGTTGGATGGGCTCCTCAGTGTGCACAGCGTTGCTCGAG CTAGGAGAATTGGGAAGGTTATCTGCTTCGATGAAGAAGTTGGAGAAGGAGCTGAAGCAAGCTGATAAATACATA GAAGAGCAATATCTTGCTAAGCTCAAACAGTCAAATGAAAGGCTGCTATCTCTGATTAAGGCTTCTATGGATATTGTGGTGGCAATTGGACTGCTTCAGTTGGCACCAAAGAAGGTCACTCCACGAGTCACAGGAGCATTTGGATTCGTCACTTCACTTATTTCCTGCTATCAG TTGCTTCCTGCATCACGCACAAAGACAAAGATGACTTGA